The DNA region GACTTTCGCACCGAACCTCTTCGCCGGGATCATGTGGCCCAGCTCGTGCAGGCCGATGGAGACCAGGATCGCGAGGACGAAGACGACCACGCCGAGGATGTAGAGCAGGACGGTCATCGGGCTTCCTCGGTCTTCAACGCGTGTGGATCAGGGTGGTCGCGGTCTCCCGAGCCCACCGGTCGGCAGCGAGCACACCTTCCAGGGTGAGCTCCTCCCCAGAGCGTACGTCGTGGGCCGTCACCACGTCCGCCACAACGGCGACGATCCCCGGGAAGTCGAGCGCACCGTCGCGGAAGGCCGCGACGCACACCTCGTTGGCCGCGTTGTAGACCGCCGGCGCGCTGCCGCCCCGCCTCCCCGCCTCCCGGGCCAGCGAGACGGCCGGGAACGCCTCGTCGTCGAGCGGGGTGAACTCCCAGGTCTCGGCCCGGGTCCAGTCCACCGACGGCGCGGCGTCGGGGACCCGGTCCGGCCAGGCCAGACCGAGCGCGATCGGGATCAGCATCGTCGGTGGGCTGGCCTGGACCAGCGTCGAGCCGTCGACGAACTCCACCATCGAGTGGACCACGCTGGTCGGGTGCACCACGACCTCGATCCGGTCGTAGGGGATGCCGAAGAGCAGGTGCGCCTCGATCACCTCCAGCCCCTTGTTGACCAGCGTCGCGGAGTTGATGGTGATCACCGGCCCCATGTCCCAGGTCGGGTGGGCCATGGCCTGCTCGGGCGTGACCGCGGCGAGCTCCGCGCGGCTCCGGCCGCGGAACGGTCCGCCGCTCGCGGTGAGCACCAGGCGTCGTACCTCGTCCGGGGAGCCGCCGCGCAGGCACTGGGCCAGCGCGCTGTGCTCGGAGTCGACCGGCACGATCTGGCCGGGTGCCGCGCGCTCCAGCACCAGCGGACCTCCCATCACCAGCGACTCCTTGTTGGCCAGCGCCAACGTGTTGCCGGCGTCGAGGGCGGCCAGGGTGGGGCGCAGTCCGACGGCGCCGGTGATGCCGTTGAGCACGACGTCGCACCCGGACCCGGCGGCCTCGACGCTGGCGTCCTCGCCCAGCCCGTGGAAGGCGGGCGCGAACTCCTCGACCTGCGCGGCGAACAGGTCCGGGTTGCCGCCACCGGCGGTGAGCCCGACCACGCGGAAGCGGTCCGGGTTGCTCCGCACCAGGTCCAGGGCCTGGGTGCCGATCGAGCCGGTGGAGCCGAGGATGACGACGTCTCTCACGCCCGGCATCCTCGCAGCACCTGTGCCTCGGCGCT from Nocardioides sambongensis includes:
- a CDS encoding 1-deoxy-D-xylulose-5-phosphate reductoisomerase, producing MPGVRDVVILGSTGSIGTQALDLVRSNPDRFRVVGLTAGGGNPDLFAAQVEEFAPAFHGLGEDASVEAAGSGCDVVLNGITGAVGLRPTLAALDAGNTLALANKESLVMGGPLVLERAAPGQIVPVDSEHSALAQCLRGGSPDEVRRLVLTASGGPFRGRSRAELAAVTPEQAMAHPTWDMGPVITINSATLVNKGLEVIEAHLLFGIPYDRIEVVVHPTSVVHSMVEFVDGSTLVQASPPTMLIPIALGLAWPDRVPDAAPSVDWTRAETWEFTPLDDEAFPAVSLAREAGRRGGSAPAVYNAANEVCVAAFRDGALDFPGIVAVVADVVTAHDVRSGEELTLEGVLAADRWARETATTLIHTR